One Lytechinus pictus isolate F3 Inbred chromosome 12, Lp3.0, whole genome shotgun sequence genomic region harbors:
- the LOC129272604 gene encoding BTB/POZ domain-containing protein 16-like, with protein sequence MAETTVLRNISSSTSHASGRLMLPYLPTEPPRFNPRALSYSMALQSAPYTALRGVVVDGRQPPRHPESPRYRIRKQVGGTNRWRLPESLGGDLLGTSQAIRSINEPYNKNTVAILSADNPATTTNRDPDRPYQFHSTEGHDKPMTAPQFASESWYNQRGPSPQPPATAPVYGKKTTCQPPAPIETFRPMSARSPTPVDIFHYHSAPVHSLLGPDILLQCLDTNWELHRPYIRKASTLTQLLQKAIDKPHEELYYRDPMSATVDQYISKSQFYSSEYQKISREQSTRQAPPDSVKQTSKKDINHPAHVVAARTSNMVKLKLKIKDPMVSKEAFAIALGNLYHEGVDPERTDVVGVLASGHALGFSDLERRCADIMMDDIQSSTICKYHQAALKYKIGQVVNACERWLELNLVPQLSVQIQLRQLPIELLQKIIKSSRFFTFNEYYVYKTLCYWIFLQENDHLQLMPSHSTIVTFFNSMSRSSAFIEQERGQPYAGLFMSLRMSGITDTRHLDDMLQMNVVPSQWILRTLTLHYHALQGGGDMSLMQDFKKDAIRLGFIIELEPRYHCEVVSLHGFHFELKAQRVGKQNSYQFYIQRLKPRDPALSFRVCERQTFSLRHDREVLYSIRIQCRIKGQDYAFNTGILGKRFGIGPKTCKSEVLTLEGLCLPLYVTYSILFPPS encoded by the exons atGGCTGAGACAACTGTGCTCCGGAATATTTCTTCGAGTACATCGCATGCATCTGGAAGACTAATGTTGCCATATTTACCAACAGAACCTCCAAGATTTAATCCTCGTGCACTTTCTTATTCCAT GGCCCTTCAGAGTGCTCCTTACACGGCTCTCCGGGGTGTTGTAGTCGATGGAAGACAACCACCAAGA CATCCCGAGTCTCCACGCTACAGGATCAGGAAGCAGGTCGGAGGGACCAACAGGTGGAGGCTCCCGGAGTCACTCGGAGGTGATCTTCTGGGAACTTCTCAAGCCATTCGATCCATCAATGAACCCTATAACAAGAACACTGTTGCTATTCTATCAG CTGACAACCCTGCTACTACAACCAACCGCGATCCTGACCGTCCCTATCAGTTTCATTCCACAGAGGGCCATGATAAGCCGATGACAGCCCCTCAGTTTGCAAGCGAGAGCTGGTACAACCAGAGAGGGCCCAGTCCACAGCCTCCCGCCACCGCCCCAGTCTATGGGAAGAAAACAACATGTCA aCCCCCTGCTCCAATAGAGACGTTCCGACCGATGTCTGCCAGGTCTCCCACGCCTGTTGATATCTTTCACTATCATTCAGCTCCTGTGCACAGTCTGCTCGGGCCTG ACATCTTGCTCCAGTGTCTGGATACAAATTGGGAGTTGCACCGTCCATACATCCGCAAGGCATCCACCCTGACACAGTTGCTGCAGAAAGCTATCGATAAACCACACGAAGAGCTCTATTACAGAGATCCCATGTCTGCAACCGTAGACCAGTATATCAGCAAAAGTCAGTTTTACAG CTCTGAATATCAGAAGATTAGCAGAGAACAGAGTACCCGACAAGCTCCCCCAGACAGCGTCAAACAGACCTCTAAGAAAGACATCAACCACCCAGCACACGTCGTAGCCGCTAGAACTAGTAACATGGTGAAACTCAAGCTGAAGATCAAAGATCCGATGGTCTCCAAGGAAG CTTTTGCCATCGCCCTTGGTAACCTATACCATGAAGGTGTTGACCCGGAGAGGACCGATGTGGTTGGGGTTCTAGCGTCAGGACACGCCTTGGGATTCTCAGACCTTGAACGGAG ATGTGCTGATATTATGATGGATGACATACAGTCAAGTACAATTTGTAAATATCATCAGGCAGCACTCAAG TACAAGATTGGTCAGGTTGTGAATGCATGTGAGCGTTGGTTAGAACTCAATCTGGTTCCACAG TTGTCTGTTCAGATTCAGCTGAGGCAGTTACCCATAGAACTTCTTCAGAAGATTATCAAGTCAAGCAG GTTCTTTACGTTCAATGAATACTATGTGTATAAGACGCTGTGTTACTGGATCTTCCTTCAGGAGAATGATCATCTTCAGTTGATGCCATCCCATAGTACCATCGTCACCTTCTTCAACAG cATGTCGCGCTCCAGTGCCTTCATAGAGCAGGAGCGGGGGCAGCCGTACGCCGGCCTCTTTATGTCGTTGAGGATGAGTGGTATCACCGACACCCGACACCTAGACGACATGCTCCAGATGAACGTCGTCCCCAGCCAGTGGATCCTGCGAACCCTCACCTTGCATTACCACGCCCTCCAGGGAGGGGGCGATATGTCCCTGATGCAGGACTTCAAGAAGGATGCCATCAGACTCGGTTTCATCATTGAACTG GAACCTCGCTACCACTGTGAAGTAGTCTCACTGCATGGATTCCACTTTGAGCTGAAAGCACAGCGTGTTGGCAAACAGAACTCGTACCAGTTCTATATCCAG CGTCTGAAGCCCCGCGACCCTGCCCTCTCCTTCCGCGTCTGTGAGCGTCAGACGTTCTCGCTGCGGCACGATCGGGAGGTCCTCTATTCCATCCGCATCCAGTGCCGCATCAAGGGCCAGGACTATGCGTTCAACACGGGCATCCTGGGAAAGCGGTTTGGGATCGGACCCAAGACCTGCAAGAGCGAGGTCCTCACCCTGGAGGGGCTTTGCTTACCCCTCTATGTCACCTACTCTATTCTCTTCCCACCATCctaa
- the LOC129272605 gene encoding ankyrin-1-like: MSKKKLHNPMNFFQENRGVNQQRALDTALVECCLSGDDDAVIDLLQKGASPEGEAYAMTQIASGENFKRPLMAAVMNGHKKIAQLLLDNGADPCGVNRYHVQPIHLAAHAGHRDCVTLLLNAGANANAETSDFNAPGVYKKPFRGGTTPLHMAAKLNRSDCIEELVQQGHADLDKKDVIGMNCLNTACQLGHEESALTILRLSREKKIAAKSSIGTGNSPLHDCVRCGLLKATKALLDYGVEVNAANPTGYTPLHFAMIQTSDAGPDLIRTLILHGRDIEVNLPNRKGLKPLHLVAFKSDGREHFHHVHTIEYHMSRDHITLDPGRPRYDPELTCFLLQYGADFNIEYHGRSLLQQEIYNKDDDDDDDVILDTILRATDSFEIPHHPSPRDSQMSRDLERLTMLRTLFSNPRPLQHLCRLRVRRLLRPTRLNRVGELAVPDRLKEYILLKC; encoded by the exons ATGTCCAAGAAGAAGCTTCATAATCCCATGAATTTCTTCCAAGAAAACCGTGGAGTAAATCAACAAAGAGCACTGGATACAGCACTCGTAGAATGTTGTCTGTCTGGAGATGACGATGCGGTGATCGACCTTTTGCAGAAGGGAGCCTCCCCGGAAGGAGAGGCGTATGCGATGACACAGATTGCGAGTGGGGAAAACTTCAAGCGGCCGCTGATGGCCGCAGTGATGAACGGGCACAAGAAGATTGCGCAGCTGTTGTTAGACAATGGAG CTGATCCGTGTGGTGTGAACAGGTACCATGTCCAGCCCATCCATCTTGCTGCCCATGCCGGTCACAGAGATTGTGTGACTCTGCTTCTCAATGCTGGAGCAAATGCTAACGCGGAGACTTCGGACTTCAATGCGCCTGGTGTCTACAAAA AGCCATTTCGAGGAGGGACCACACCCTTACACATGGCAGCCAAGTTGAACCGCAGCGACTGCATTGAAGAGTTGGTACAACAAGGCCATGCTGATCTTGACAAGAAAGACGTGATTGGAATGAATTGTCTGAACACTGCATGCCAACTTGGCCACGAAGAGAGTGCTCTCACCATTCTTAGGCTGTCTCGAGAAAAGAAGATAGCGGCTAAGTCATCGATAGGCACAG GAAATAGCCCACTCCATGACTGCGTACGTTGTGGCCTTCTGAAAGCGACAAAGGCTCTTTTAGACTACGGGGTCGAGGTGAACGCAGCTAATCCAACTGGTTATACTCCGCTGCACTTTGCTATGATACAAACAAGTGATGCTGGACCAGATCTTATACGAACTCTCATACTGCATGGCCGCGATATTGAGGTCAACCTTCCGAATAGAAAAG gatTAAAACCTCTTCATCTTGTGGCCTTCAAGTCGGACGGAAGAGAGCACTTTCATCACGTACACACCATAGAGTATCACATGTCCCGTGATCATATAACCCTTGACCCCGGCCGACCTCGCTATGACCCAGAACTGACCTGCTTCTTGCTGCAGTACGGAGCAGACTTCAACATCGAGTATCACGGCAGGTCGTTGTTACAACAGGAGATCTACAAcaaagatgatgacgatgatgatgatgtcatcttAGATACTATCTTGCGAGCGACGGACTCCTTTGAGATACCCCACCACCCCAGTCCGAGGGATAGCCAAATGTCAAGGGATTTAGAGAGATTGACCATGCTGCGGACTCTGTTCTCTAACCCGAGACCGCTCCAACATCTGTGCCGTCTTCGCGTCAGGAGGCTCCTCAGACCGACACGTCTTAATAGAGTCGGGGAGCTGGCTGTTCCCGATCGCCTCAAGGAATACATCCTCTTAAAATGTTGA